The following proteins come from a genomic window of Polyangiaceae bacterium:
- a CDS encoding TetR/AcrR family transcriptional regulator — protein sequence MMKESTDSAFKRFFRRIPLQSRSRAVVRALVEALDERLRQGEDPSTLPVDRLAKRAGVGVGSFYEYFAGKDALLGTLIGQITRENFAKLLHGVPQNGASLEAVVEKVADATTHTYLEHPARTRIVIAGIARLGLIEVITAERDRFSDELARAALPFRPRWPEEVLAARMRAVSDAAMGIITAELYRASPRSPERIVSLLVSTAVAMLPPEPPL from the coding sequence GTGATGAAGGAGAGCACGGACTCGGCGTTCAAGCGCTTCTTCCGTCGCATTCCGCTGCAGTCGCGCTCGCGGGCCGTGGTCCGAGCTCTGGTGGAAGCGTTGGACGAGCGTCTGCGCCAGGGGGAAGACCCTTCCACGCTCCCGGTGGACCGCTTGGCCAAACGTGCCGGCGTCGGCGTCGGTTCGTTCTACGAGTACTTCGCCGGTAAGGACGCCCTGCTCGGGACGCTGATCGGGCAGATCACGCGCGAGAACTTCGCGAAGCTCCTGCACGGCGTGCCCCAGAACGGGGCGTCCTTGGAGGCCGTGGTGGAAAAGGTCGCAGACGCCACCACGCACACGTACCTCGAGCATCCGGCCCGCACGCGCATCGTGATCGCTGGCATCGCGCGCCTCGGCCTCATCGAGGTGATCACCGCGGAGCGCGATCGCTTCTCCGACGAGCTGGCGCGCGCCGCGCTGCCGTTCCGTCCGCGCTGGCCGGAAGAGGTGCTGGCGGCGCGCATGCGCGCCGTGTCCGATGCCGCCATGGGTATCATCACCGCGGAGCTGTACCGCGCCTCGCCCCGCTCGCCGGAGCGCATCGTTTCTTTGCTCGTGAGCACCGCCGTCGCGATGCTCCCGCCCGAGCCACCGCTTTAG